In Pseudophryne corroboree isolate aPseCor3 chromosome 2, aPseCor3.hap2, whole genome shotgun sequence, the sequence TCAGAGAGAAGGGTGTTAAGAGCAGCCCTTGCGGTTGCAAGTTGAGTATAAAGAGTATGTGAGGGGTGTTGTTTATGACAAGTTTCCAGGGCGTGGACCTCTTCCATATGAGAAGCCAGTTTGAGCTTATGTTCCCATATTCCTATGGGAGGCAAAACTGATGATGTGGCCCCTGATAActgctttatgtgcttcccacactAACAGAGTACATGAGGAATTGGAAACATTCAACGAGAAATAGTCAGTAATAGCAGATGTAATCTTTTCTTGGAACTGTGGAATTTTCAGCAGAGTTTCATTTAAACGCCAGGAAGGGCGGGATGTATGCGTGTCTAAGAAGTCAAAAGTGGCAGTTAGAATGGAATGGTCCGACCATGTGTTAGTAATAATAGAAGAACCCGAGATATACTTCGAGGCCAAGGTACAGCAGAGAAAAATGTCTATACGGGAGTAAGATTGATGCGGTGGTGAATAGAAAGTGTAGTCTCTGGATGAGGGGTTTAAGGCTCGCCAAACGTCAGAGAGACCAGATTCTTTAAGATGTCTGTTTAAGGAGCATGTCGAGGCGACGTGCTGCATGTTGGAAGGGGAGGAGGACCTGTCCAAATGGTTATCTAGTACAGCATTGAAATCTCCCCCTAGCATCAAATAGCCCTTCAGAATTTTGTTCAGAGTAGAGAAAAAAGAGTTGAAAAAGGAGGGTTGGCCGGAGTTAGGGACGTAAACATTGGCTATTGTACAATCTAAATGTCCCAGTTTGCCGGTTAGAATGATATACCAACCGTTAGAATCATTGTGGGCAGAATGGAGAGTAAATGGAACTTTACTATTAAACATGATCGCCACCCCGTTGTGTTTAGATGGGCTAGATGAATAGTGAATGGTGGGGTATCTCCTAGAGATTAGCGTGGGATGGGAGTGAGCATTAAAATGAGTCTCCTGGAAGAATGCAATCCCTGCCTTAAGAGTACACAGAGAGCTAAACAAAGAGGAACGCTTCTGCGGGGTATTATTTAACCCCTTGACATTCATAGAAACCAAGACTAGGGCATTGtggagggagatgagagagagagaaataaaaataataatatatatatatatatatgtaccgatCCGTCAGGGGCAAcagagagaaaaagaagaagagggggtgggggggaatctGCGTGGAAATTCCTCACGACCTGCGGAGGAGTATATACACAAAGTTTAGGCCCTGGCGGCCCTAAGTGAGGAAGTACCAGAGATTTTCCATACTTCCTCAGGGGAGGAGGGTATTGTGGGGTTGAGCCTGGTATTAACAGTGTAAAAGTAGAAAATGTGAGGAGAAAAGTAACAGAGAAGGGGGTCTAGACCCTCCAGTGGTTCCGTAAACAGAACGGTATGAATAGAGGCCGAAAAACGGAGGCCGTAAAAATCAGAAAATTTTAGCTGGAGGACAGGAATATACTAGGAACAaacaatagaaaaagaaaaaaaagagaaacgtTTAACTCTAAGATAAAAAGACATAATCAttaacatacaaggcacatcaatagGAATAAGGGTGAGGAGGCACTAAGAATTGCATCGGGATGCCCCGTAGCCGGCCGGACGAACAATCCCCAGAGAGTACTATCAAGAAATCCAGTATATCAGGATGTGAGAGCTGGGAGGTCCCCAACTTGTCCGAGGCACCCACAAGGGGATGTACCGATAGGGGGGAAAATAACACATGTTAAAGTTTAAAGAGGCAATAGTATGGGTAAGTAACAAACTCTAGACAAAGACCACATTATCAAAAGGGTGAGCCTAGTGGGGAGAAAATAAATCCAGGCCGTTATACTCGTGAAGTACAGTGCTAATCACGGTGCGGAATACACTATAACCATCTGTCTAATGCCATAGGAGAGTAAGAGGGAGGAAAAAAagagaataaaagaaaaaaaaaaacaattgctaCAAAAATGGAGGGAAAGAATTGTCTACATAGCTAGAGCACGTGAAAAATGACGTGAAACAATATACAATGCATATTAGGGGGCAAACAGACGTTGAACACAATCTACCTAAACTCGTGAATCAGAACAGCGTGGCATATGCTTGCAGTGTCTGGAACAAAGTCCTGAGAGGGACGTTCTTTTTAATTTACAAATCAAATTCAGAGTTAGTCCATTGAAGAGGCAGAAGTTGGCGTAGGCGCGGGGCCTGAATCTTCCAACTGCATCAGGAGGTCCCTGCCTTCTCTCGGGTCTCTGATAATCATTTTACCATGAAGATCGACCAGGAGTTTAAAAGGAAACCCCCAGCGATAGCGAATACCACGCGTGTGAAGAGCACCAGTCAAGTCTCTAAGCTCCCTCCTTTTGATGATCGTAAGGGGGGCCAGGTCTTGGTAGAATTGCAGCTTGGCAGATTCAAAGAGAACGTGGGGGTTTGCACCTAATTGGGTTGAGAACCAGTTCCTTATCTTTAAAGCTGAGAAAACGCAAAATGACATCCCAAGGAGGCTCACCATCACGTGGTTTAGGTCGTAGAGCCCTATGCGCTCTTTCCAAAGGCAATTCCCGGGTTCCAAGGTCCGGTAAAAGCAAAAGGGAACAATTTATATAGATAGGCCTCCAGGTGCTGTGGAGATACGGACTCCGGAATATTTCTTATCCGGAGGCTATTTCTCCTTTCCCGATTCTCCAGGTCCTCATTTTTAGTACGTAAATCGGACAAGTCCtgaaaaatatgggccctcattccgagttgattgctcgctagctacttttagcagcagtgcaaatgctaggctgccaccctctgggagtgtatcttagcttagcagaagtgcgatcgaaaggttaatggttctgcaactaaaaaatttcatgcagtttcagagtggcttaaGACTTCtcatagcttgcgatgactgcagtctgtttagttcctggtttgacgtcataaacacgctctGTGTTTGGCCagttactcccccgtttctccagccattcctgcatttttgcctggcacgcctacgtttttttagcactctccctgaaaacgctgagttgccgcccagaaacacccacttccattCAATCAAACAACAAACACtcaagcgacagaaaagcgtcgctcgagcttgtgtaaaacgacaaagtcttgtgtgaaagtacttagcgtatgcgcgctgcgtaccatgcgcatgcgcagaattgccatttttccaactgatcgttgcgctgcaaaaaatggcagtgagcgatcaactcggaatgagggccatggtcaatgTCTCtggtggtcttgttctatacttttTGGAGAGAGTCCTGGCGGGATTCTAGCTTCGTGGTCCTGGAAGACAGTGAGGATAAGTCCGATCTAATAGAGGTGACCGCTTTGTCCAACTTGGTCTCCATAGAATCCTTGAAATCCATTATAAGGGACCGCAGGGCCATAATGTTGTCCTTGGTAGCAGGGACAAGTGAAGAAAGCGAGTCATCCTTATCCGGCTGTGAAAAGCGAGACGAGGGAGGATCTTGTGATGAATTTTTGGAAAAATGTTGGGAAATGTCACCTCGTGCCTGAGTTTTAGTAGCAGTGTTGGATTTACTTATGGTGAGACTCCGTGTGAGGGTCAAGTACACAAAAAAATAAGACAGATGCAAAGGCGGGTGAATTCAAAAGAaggaaaaatttaaaaataaaaataaaattatttatataaACAATCAGAAGGCCCAAAAAGATATAACACTGGAGGGCAGGGCACAGGTCTTGTCAGTGAGACATGGGTGGCACAGTCAACCGCGTATGGAATGTCGAGCAAAGGTCAGGGAGTGGCCACGTTCCCCGAGGTTAGTAGTTAATCACACCACAGTGGCTAGGAGTACACGCTGCCGGATCAACTAGAGTTACGAGTGTGGCTGTGGAGGTGGATGTTACAGCATTATTTTTGCATCCAGGTTGTCGGAAATCAGCCGTGGTGTGTGTGCCGCCAGAGCTGGGAAAACAGGTAAGGCAGCAGAACCACCGGGCGGCAGCAGGAGGGCTTCCCAGTGGGACCGCCAATGGAAGATGGCGGATCCTCACACTATTCAGGACCTTGCAGCGCCGGTCCTGGTGACCTCCGGCAATAAACTGAAGTCCAGGGCACCACCTACTACAGCTAAACTGAGGGAagtagcagcagatgccaacaggagcTACAGTGGGCAAGCACCTGAGACAATGGTGTGGGAACAAGGCAGCACTTTCTCATCTTATCCCACTGTCAGCAaacctggctggctggtctcccaaAGCAGTGTTCAGCAGCTTGTACagtattcagcagcatctgcccacAACCAAGATGGCCGCTGCCATCAAGGAAAGGAGCTCAGCTGCCAGTGTTCCTCCAGAGCTGGCGCCCTGGAGCAGCAAGGAGAAGAGGCCACCCCACTTTGCAGAGCATGCAGCGGCGATTATCCAGTGTGGTCCCGGCGCTGCACGCCGCTCCGTCCACCCGTGATTGCGGTCACGGAGCTCCGCCGTCCACCGCTTCTGGGAATCAGAGAAGCCGGGTCCCGGACATCACAGCTGCCCGCTCCAGGTAGCCCGCAACCCACAGGGACAGATCCCTCTGTAACCCGTCTCCGCGACCACGCCCAGCACAGGCAGCAAGGATCCCCGCAGGGAGACAGGGCACAGTGCGGCTGCTGGGACTTAGATGAAGGAGCAAAACCTGGGTTGTGAGGGATCGGGGAAACAGGAACCCTTACAGCGTGTGTCCTGCCGGCTTCctatccaggccacgcccctcatTTTTGCATTTTGTATACTTTCATCCAATACATGCTAATTTATCATTCCGTGATTGTAAGAATAAATTGTAAGCATTGAAATAAACTTGAAAAATTTTAAAGACTTCCAATTAACAGTGTTTGTTACTTTAGCATCAGAAATCATTAGAAAAATGTTATATGCAGACTGTACGTTCTTTAGTTTCTCTGAAAGCTGTGCATGTGTCAGACAAAACAGGAAACTCCCTTTTAAAAAAAGTTTGTACTTTATGTGTTTTCTTTTAAATTATTATGTTAACTCTAAGCACTGAATTTGTAATCAACACGTTCCTTtataatgtactgtaaataaaGTCAATGCTTGTTGTCAGAATTGTCAGTATTTATTCACTGTATTAATAGTATGTGAGCCCTGAAAAGGTCAGAAGACGGTTGTTGTGAATATTAACATATAATATTAATGTGCTATTTCCATGTTTAACCTGTAAACATGTAAATCATATAAAAAGCAATtagaaaatgtaaaaatatatattcatcCCTCCCTCACTGCTAACTCAGGGCACTGACTTTTTCGCAGATTCAAATATATTTTACAGGACGTAGGGTCGGGCCGGAGGGGTGTGGTATAGAGAAGCTATAggcattaggtctacagtcattacgttgaccccatatggtcgtcaggcacaaggtcaacatggacaaaatgtcaacatatgaaaggtcgacactggtaaaggtcgacaggtacaaaaggtcaacagggtcaaaaggttgacatgacaatggtcaacacaaaaatggttgacactttttatttgcatttttggggttagtgtgggtAGTTTGtttcatctgggaccaccatttgtagaaatgcGTCCCCTTGTGGGCTTGATTCACTTGCCATGGTTCAGGCACGGTGTCTTGATtcacttgccacaaggttactaaaggttataatttgtgacatggatagtcaaggaaggaaaaagtccaaaaacagggggaaaaaacatgtttaggccattgtcatgtcgaccatatgaacatgtcgaccttttgagccatttgaccttttccattgtcttcctttcatatgtcaaccttttgtccatgttgaccttgtgtctGTCGAAAAAAGGGAGCCAaccttatgactgtcgacctaatgtatgtcaatgTATAGTCCGGATCTCGGGCCAGTGGGAGGtttccagatgccctaggcaaagctacacaacATTGCACATGCCTTGACAtgcctcccccccacccaccccccaccccagtaGAGTAGTCATATTCATTGAGGTCCATTTGGTTTTAAAAGTGAATATCTCCAGATTGTGGCCATGGTGTAGAACCAAAGCCACTAAGCTTCCACCTTCAATCTTTTTTTTTTCAGGTACCAAATTAAAATTCCATATGGGGAAATCAGCCAGTGAATTACTCACACATGGCCAGTTGACATGCTTAATTGTAGATGAATTTTACACATCTGGTACAGATTTTTAGtgagcatgtactgtacagtagtgCACAACTGGCTGTTTGTACAACTCTTAGCACCAGTCACATACAGCAGTCTGACATGTATGACTACATGCATCCTTCTAACCTAGAGCCTGTCAATCATCAGTAACTATCCTGTGCACCTCACCATGATACTGTACTTTATAATACGCATCAACAAATTGTCTGAATCCTGTACACCATACACAGCTggaccactggtagttcccatctcCTACacctacccccccacacacacacacacacacacacacacacacacaagggtggCTCTTAGTTAACAACACTATGGTGCTTTTTCTGAGCTGAGAGCAAAGTGGGGAGTGTCCAGCAATTCTGAGGCACTGGCCACCTCAAAGCAGGAATTTCTTTACTAATTATGGATTATTAGGAGGTATGAATATGTTCTTATAATATAAAAGTACATTTACTCTGGGATACACTAGTCCATGCTAAAATTCGCACAGCTTTTTTTTCTGAATGTCtttataaagaaaaaaattattattctAACCACATTCAACCTGCAAATTGTCTAGAATTTGTTGATTGTTGGTTTGCTCTTATGTCCATTTTCATACTAGCTTGTTATAACAAACAAATGATGTTATCTATAAActtctgcatatacagtatatgtacacagGGTGAGGTATGATGTCACACCTCAGTGCTCGTTATTAAAACTTTTGTATTATAAGGACTAATGCAGCCACAACTGTAAAATACTGCAGATATTACAAGTTATGTTGAATCTCTGATCTCTTGAGTGaaacctaaaatccatatatatatatatatatatatatattaataacatAAGTGATTTTGGTGTCCAATGGGCAAAGTTCTTGTGCTTTGTCAAAATAAGTGCTCACAAGCCATCTTTAGCCAATtgcctcttttttttcctttttttttgcaATACACTTTAATGATATCTTTAAGAAATATCTTTATGAGATGTGTTTATTAAATGCTTGTTTTCTAAAAATATATTCTTTGGATACACTTTCATTAAAGGCTATGAAATTCTTCAGCTCCCATGTTGATACATTATATAAGATACATTGTATTTATCTGAAGAGTATAATATCCAGTGGAACACAAAGTCATCACTGTTGAAATGTTCTGATATATTATATTGAATTGCATTGTATTTTCGTTTACCTTTTTATCAAATGCACTCTAATGTTTTACTCTATTTGCTGTATTGCAGGTGCATGTTTTCAACGTCCATGAAAAGATCATAAACCTGTGGCACTATGTACTTACACGGCTTACCTAATGAAACCGCACCAGACAATTTTACATTAAAAATGCTAGAGGATAAGCGTATCTGGACTGCTCTACCTATAGTTTATTCATTGGTTTTTTTAATCAGCGTTCCAGGAAATTGTATTTCACTGTGGATTCTAATACGCCACTCTAAACCGATTACATCTTCAGTCATCTTGATGATAAACCTGAGCATCACAGACCTTGCCCTTGCTGTGTTCCTGCCCTTCCAAATAATCTATAACTTCAAAAAGAACCACTGGATATTTGGGGAAGCACTTTGCAGTGTGGTGACCATCATGTTTTATGCCAACATGTATTGTACAATATTAACAATCATGCTGATCAGTGTGGAACGTTATATAGGTATTGTACACCCCATGAAGGCAATTATGTGGAGGAGGAAAAGATATGCAGCTGGAGCAATCATTATAATATGGGTGTTGTTGCTTATTGCATTCATTCCTATGGAGTCAACAGACCTGACTTATAAAGTGAAGCATTTAAACACCACAACATGCTTTGATGTTCTCAAGTGGAACATGCTACCAAGTATATTATGGTGGGCAATCTTCATCATTGGactctttgtttttttatttttaattccatCCTTTGTAATTGTGGTTTGCTATATTCGAATAATTCGCACATTAATTCGGACATCCAATAAACACGGTGCAGGGACGGAAAGGAGATCCATCAAACTTGCTATTTTTGTCCTTATAGTGTTTATCACCTGTTTTGCTCCAAACAACTTTATCTTACTATTCCATACAATTGTTCGTCTCTTCTATAGCAAAAGTTACTATCATGCTTACAAACTGACACTTACATTGAGCTGTTTAAGCAGCTGCCTGGACCCCTTCCTCTATTACTTTGCTTGCAAAGACTTTCGTAAGAAAGCATCAGAATTGTGGAATCGGAGATCGCGAAGAGAATGCTTTGAAATGAGACGGGAAAGCTTGTTCTCAGCTATGACATTTTCCAGTGGACATGGGGATGATTTACAAAATGGAAACAACCACCAAAACACCAGTGACCATCCAAAAAATGACATGTAGGCACTATTTGGTCCTTTTTCTGTGTTGTATTTTAACAGGACAGAGTATTGGAAATTACGTTGTCTATTCATTCAGACATGGGAGAGCAGTCACTCAGCATTTGCAGCAAAGGAGTGAAGAAACAGAGCAGACAGTTATTTTTTGATGATGCATTTAAAATACTGACTTTATATAAAAATGTACGTACATGAAAATATGCAAAATATAAATAGTATTTTTTCTATATTATTAAAATGCTTGCAAAACAACTTTTCACATACAAGACAAACAAGTATAAGATCACTGTactgtggaaatatatatatatatatatatatatacacacacacacacacacacacacacaaattacagATACGTTTCAATGCTTTCAATGTTTATACAACAACTTCATCAGGGTACGCTTAAAAACATTGGTTTACTATAGTTACAGCCTGTTCTTTCTGCATTTCTGTGCTGCTGTattcttatgtgtgtatatatatatattttaaatcagACAAATGTCACAAGAGGGAATTACTCAGGAATTTTAAATTGACACAGACACCCACAGGTGATGATGGTTGCCCTCATAATATAGTGTTAAATATACAATCCTGACTGGAAAGAAGCAAAAGTAAGATTACCTGGTATACTTGTCGTTCAGCGATTGACGTATAGGACTACTGAGATGAAATCAAAGGAACAATACATTAGCTATGTGTAAATTATCATAACATCAAATGGCGATATTTAAAACCATATCCCAATAATATGTACTCACATAAATTACAAATATTCAGTCTTGTCTTGTCTCCTATAATTTCACCATGCCAGATCACACTGGATCTGGGGTAAGTACCCAAGCACTATTCTAGGTAGTATACTTCAACCAAACAAAGGCAACAAAGCATGTGGGAGGCCACCCAATGCGTTTATTTTTCTGCAAGCTTCATCAGGGTATCATCACAATGAGGAACAGGTGCATTTAAGGTTATATTTGAAGCAGTGCAATAGACAGTCTGATTGGTGGGGGAGTGAGTTCCACAGTAGGGGACAACTCAGTAGAAATCTGGGATGAGAGGGAGGAA encodes:
- the P2RY8 gene encoding P2Y purinoceptor 8; its protein translation is MYLHGLPNETAPDNFTLKMLEDKRIWTALPIVYSLVFLISVPGNCISLWILIRHSKPITSSVILMINLSITDLALAVFLPFQIIYNFKKNHWIFGEALCSVVTIMFYANMYCTILTIMLISVERYIGIVHPMKAIMWRRKRYAAGAIIIIWVLLLIAFIPMESTDLTYKVKHLNTTTCFDVLKWNMLPSILWWAIFIIGLFVFLFLIPSFVIVVCYIRIIRTLIRTSNKHGAGTERRSIKLAIFVLIVFITCFAPNNFILLFHTIVRLFYSKSYYHAYKLTLTLSCLSSCLDPFLYYFACKDFRKKASELWNRRSRRECFEMRRESLFSAMTFSSGHGDDLQNGNNHQNTSDHPKNDM